One stretch of Mobula birostris isolate sMobBir1 chromosome 5, sMobBir1.hap1, whole genome shotgun sequence DNA includes these proteins:
- the gpr18 gene encoding N-arachidonyl glycine receptor, translated as MQSQNSSLFAQQPLEFRIAAITFYAIIFTIGLFVNATAIWVFSCTTKKGTSVNIYMTNVALLDLIFIILLPFHLIYYSKNYWPFGDVFCRINAALIIFYPSIALWLLAFISVDRYMAVVQPKHSKELRNIGKAAISCVGIWVMTIISVLPFMFSKNDPDRISNFTTCLKMLDIIHLKEANSLNIIRVTFFFLLPLFIMIGCYCIIINSLIKGRTSKLKPKTKEKSIKIIVTLIVQVLVCFVPYHVCFIFLLLHHSHSNFNAWAAFTTFLMNLSTCLDMILYYIVSKHFQARVISVIYYRNYLRSVRRKSFKTGSFHSLSNVNISNM; from the coding sequence ATGCAATCACAAAATAGCAGTCTGTTCGCACAACAGCCTCTTGAGTTCCGAATAGCTGCAATTACCTTCTATGCGATTATTTTCACAATTGGGCTTTTCGTAAATGCAACTGCAATCTGGGTCTTCAGCTGCACCACTAAGAAAGGCACATCCGTGAACATATACATGACAAATGTGGCTCTACTGGACCTCATTTTCATAATACTGCTGCCTTTCCACCTAATTTACTACAGTAAGAACTACTGGCCTTTTGGCGATGTCTTCTGTcgcatcaatgctgccctcatcaTATTTTACCCCAGCATCGCCCTGTGGCTTTTGGCTTTCATCAGTGTTGATCGCTACATGGCAGTAGTGCAACCTAAACACAGCAAGGAACTTCGTAACATTGGCAAAGCTGCTATAAGCTGCGTTGGGATCTGGGTAATGACAATTATCTCTGTTCTTCCATTCATGTTTTCCAAGAATGATCCTGACAGGATTTCTAATTTTACAACCTGCTTGAAAATGCTCGACATTATTCACTTGAAGGAAGCCAACAGTCTGAACATCATTCGAGTGACtttcttcttccttcttcccctctTTATTATGATAGGATGCTACTGCATTATTATCAACAGTCTCATAAAAGGAAGGACATCCAAACTGAAGCCAAAAACAAAGGAAAAATCAATTAAAATAATCGTAACACTCATTGTTCAGGTGCTTGTTTGTTTTGTTCCGTATCATGTCTGCTTCATTTTCTTACTATTACACCATAGCCATAGTAACTTCAATGCCTGGGCTGCCTTTACAACATTCCTGATGAACCTCAGCACATGTCTTGACATGATTCTGTACTACATAGTTTCAAAGCACTTTCAGGCCAGAGTCATCAGCGTCATCTACTATCGGAACTACCTGAGGAGTGTACGAAGGAAGAGCTTCAAAACTGGAAGCTTCCATTCTCTCAGCAATGTCAACattagcaatatgtaa